The following proteins come from a genomic window of Sorex araneus isolate mSorAra2 chromosome 1, mSorAra2.pri, whole genome shotgun sequence:
- the TMEM168 gene encoding transmembrane protein 168, with protein MCRSLRYCFSHCLYLAMTRLEEVNREVNMHSSVRYLGYLARINLLVAICLGLYVRWEKTANSLILVIFILGLFVLGIASILYYYFSMEAASLSLSNLWFGFLLGLLCFLDNSSFKNDVKEESTKYLLLTSIVLRILCALVERISGYVRHKPTLITTVEFLELVGFAIASTTMLVEKSLSIILLVVALAMLLVDLRMKSFLAIPNLVVFAVLLFFSSLDTPQNPIAFACFFIYLITDPFLDIYFSGLSVTERWKPFLYRGRICRRLSVVFTGMIELTFFILSAFKLRDTHLWYFVIPGFSIFGIFWMICHIIFLLTLWGFHTKLNDCHKVFFIHRIDNNSLDRIMASKGMRHFCLISEQLVFFSLIATAILGAVSWQPTNGIFLSMFLIVLPLESMAHGLFRELGNCLGGTSVGYAIVIPTNFCSPDGQPTLLPPEHVQELNLRSTGMLNAIQRFFAFHMIETYGCDYSTSGLSFDTLHSKLKSFLELRTVDGPRHDTYILYYSGHTHGTGEWALAGGDVLRLDTLLEWWREKNGSFCSRLIIVLDGENSTPWVKEVRKVNDQYVAVQGAEMTKTVDIEEADPPQLGDFTKDWVEYNCNSSNNICWTEKGRTVKAVYGVSKRWSDYTLHLPTGSDVAKHWMLHFPRITYPVVHLANWLCGLNLFWICKTCFRCLKRLKMSWFLPTVLDTGQGFKLVKS; from the exons ATGTGTAGATCACTGCGCTATTGCTTTAGTCATTGTCTCTATTTAGCAATGACAAGACTGGAAGAAGTAAACCGGGAAGTGAACATGCATTCTTCAGTGCGATATCTTGGCTATTTAGCCAGGATCAATTTACTAGTTGCCATATGCTTAGGCCTCTATGTAAGATGGGAAAAAACAGCAAACTCCTTAATTTTGGTGATTTTTATTCTTGGCCTTTTTGTTCTTGGAATTGCCAgcatactttattattatttttcaatggaAGCAGCAAGTTTAAGTCTATCCAATCTTTGGTTTGGATTCCTACTTGGCCTTCTGTGTTTTCTTGATAATTCGTCCTTTAAAAATGATGTGAAAGAAGAATCAACCAAATATTTGCTTCTGACTTCCATAGTACTAAGGATATTATGCGCTTTGGTGGAGAGAATTTCTGGTTATGTTCGTCACAAACCCACTTTAATCACCACAGTTGAATTTCTGGAACTTGTTGGATTCGCCATTGCCAGCACAACTATGTTAGTGGAGAAATCTTTGAGTATCATTTTACTTGTTGTAGCTTTGGCCATGCTGCTTGTTGACCTGAGAATGAAATCTTTCCTAGCAATCCCAAACTTAGTTGTTTTTGCAGTCttattgtttttctcctccttAGATACCCCCCAGAATCCCATTGcttttgcatgtttttttatTTACCTGATAACTGATCCATTCCTTGACATATATTTCAGTGGATTGTCAGTAACTGAACGGTGGAAACCCTTCTTGTACCGTGGAAGAATTTGCAGAAGACTTTCAGTTGTTTTCACTGGAATGATTGAACTtacatttttcattctttccGCATTTAAACTTAGAGACACTCATCTCTGGTATTTTGTTATACCAGGCTTTTCCATTTTTGGGATTTTCTGGATGATTTGCCATATTATCTTTCTTTTAACTCTTTGGGGATTCCATACCAAATTAAATGACTGCCATAAAGTATTCTTTATTCACAGGATAGATAACAATAGCCTTGATAGAATCATGGCATCTAAAGGGATGCGTCATTTTTGCTTAATTTCAGAGCAGTTAGTTTTTTTCAGTCTTATTGCAACAGCAATTTTGGGAGCAGTTTCTTGGCAG cCAACAAACGGAATATTCTTAAGTATGTTTCTGATTGTTTTGCCATTGGAATCCATGGCTCATGGCCTCTTTCGTGAATTGGGTAACTGTTTAGGAGGAACATCTGTTGGATATGCTATTGTGATTCCCACTAACTTTTGCAG tCCTGATGGCCAGCCAACACTTCTTCCACCAGAGCATGTACAAGAGTTAAATTTGAGGTCTACTGGCATGCTTAACGCTATCCAAAGATTTTTTGCTTTTCACATGATTGAGACTTACGGATGTGATTATTCCACAAGTGGACTGTCTTTTGATACTCTACATTCAAAATTGAAATCTTTCCTTGAACTTCGAACTGTGGACGGACCTAGACACGATACCTACATTTTATATTACAGTGGGCACACCCATGGTACAGGCGAATGGGCTCTTGCAG GTGGAGACGTACTACGCCTTGACACACTTTTAGAATGGTGGAGAGAAAAGAATGGTTCCTTCTGTTCCCGACTTATCATTGTATTAGATGGTGAGAATTCGACCCCATgggtgaaagaagtgagaaaaGTCAATGACCAGTATGTTGCCGTGCAAGGAGCAGAGATGACAAAGACAGTTGATATTGAAGAAGCGGACCCACCACAGCTGGGAGACTTTACGAAAGACTGGGTGGAGTATAACTGCAACTCCAGCAATAACATCTGTTGGACTGAGAAGGGGCGCACAGTGAAAGCGGTGTATGGTGTGTCAAAGAGGTGGAGTGACTACACTCTGCATCTGCCAACCGGAAGTGACGTGGCCAAGCACTGGATGTTACACTTTCCTCGTATTACGTACCCCGTAGTACATCTCGCAAATTGGCTGTGCGGTCTGAACCTGTTTTGGATCTGCAAAACTTGTTTTAGGTGCTTGAAAAGGTTAAAAATGAGTTGGTTTCTTCCTACGGTGCTGGACACAGGACAGGGCTTCAAACTTGTCAAATCTTGA